A stretch of DNA from Coccidioides posadasii str. Silveira chromosome 1, complete sequence:
GGCGAACAAGCTCTTTGTTGTCGATTTCAACAACTTTGATGATCTGATGCGTTTCGGTTAGTATTCTCCTATCTATGCTATCGGCATGTTGCGGGGATTCGGCATACATGAATAGAGCTGAATCGGGCACGGTGACGGGCAGCCATGTCCTGGTATAAAGATTCAACGGCGTCGGTTCGGGACATCTCGCGGAATTCTTTGTACATGTTGTGTGTTCCGGAGCGGGAGTCGTATCTGATCCAGATACCAAAGTTCTTGACCTTCATCGGGCGCTTCTCGTGGATCTAAAGGGAggaaaatatgaaatcttAGAATAAACGCCTGCAAATGATAGCGAATGGCGTTTCATAGCCAAGGCCTCCCACGTACCTGGTTGATGCTGACAATCTCGCCATTGGCCTTCTTCACCTTTCGGAGCTTCATCAAGAAGTACCAGAACCTGGACTTAGCGACGACGGTGTTGGGCGCGAAAATCCTCATGCGAAACAGCTTGGGGGTTGGGTTTGCCTCGGTGGGCAGGTGGCGCGCGATGACCTGGTATTCGTTGAGACGCCCTACATATCATATCATCAGAATCCGCGCAGATCAACTTCCTGAGACAAAATCGGATGCGGCATTCTTGAATGTCTAATCGGCGATCTTTGGCTGTAAATTTCACACTTCGCTTCTCGGCTTCAAAACGGATTTAAAAATGAAAACGCTCGGAAATTTTTGCAATCCTGCGGAAAACCCTCGATTTGTCTGCCAATTATGCGATTGCTCTTCTCCGACTTGAAATTCTTGCGGCTGACCAAAAAGACACGGAGAATGCTAGGACGCGAAAACGTTGAAATGAAAAGCAAAACTTACCCATCTAGCGATAATGTTAGTATCTAGCCCAAAACATTTCCATGGAGCAACTTACTTTGAGAGGATTGTGCTGTCGTGTCGTTGATTGCTGAACCGTCCGCGAACTCCCAAGATCGAGAATTGTCGACTTTGTTGTGCTAGGGCTGTGGGTTTCGCTTAACCAAGCACAGCACCGGAGCTAGTCCAAATTAGGACTGGGTTGCCAAGACTCCGCTCTGCTTATCGGAACCTTATCGTCAAGCCAAACCTTCCCGCATGAAGATTGCCTCACAACTGCCATGGAGCAGCGAGATTGTGCTCAGCAAAAAATGGTTTGCGTGAAGGAGTAGCTTTCCGGTATTTATCTCCTAGCTAAACTTGATGGACTAACCGCAACTATGACGACACTATTTGCAAAGTTCAAAGACGCCCAATTCAGTGGCTCGGGTTCAGCGTTGGCCGATGTGATTACGCCTATTGATACCCCCGCTGACCCTGATCGactgtactctttctacCACTTTACCAATTCCACAAATGCTACTTTAGACATCCGATATGCCCTTCTTGATGATCGGTCCACAGGCACAAAGCTCCCTAAACTTGAAGCAAATGCCTGGACCGATATATTTGTGGCCTTTTGGAAGACAGCCGGAGAGCTTGTGAAATTCGAAGAAAATCCCAACAAAGCGTCCTGGAACCGTGTTTTTGTTTGCTGGAAAGAAGTGGCCAGTCTGGTAATCAAGGGTTACTCCAGCTGCGGGTTTCAAGCTTGGACACTACCATGTCTATATGTTACGGGTAGATATCTTCGGATATTTGCCATCAAGGCCGATGCACAGACCGAAGCAAACCCCGAGGCCTCGAAAAGTGATTTCCAGGAAGATGTGGTCTCGGATGTGCATAAGCATAAAAATTTGGAAGAAGCATCGCGGATCATCAATCGGATGTTTACGCTCTGCCTTCATGACAGGTACGGTTGGAGTACTCCTTTTTCTTACGTGTTTGGTGTTTATAGGATCCTGAGCTGAGGTAACAGGGCGCCAATTGAGGAGTCTCGTAAATGGGGAGTTTATAACACCGTCAATCTGTCTTTCAAGACATATTTTAAGGTACGAGGAAAAACATAATATGTTATGCTCCGTTTCTAACATTAGACCTTGTAGCTTGGCACCGTGTCGTCTTGTAAGAGTTTGCTGCACGCGATGGATGCCTCGCAAGCCGATATGCCCCCGCTTACAGCATTCCCTAAATCCCATATTGTCACATTCAAATACTACCTTGGAGTAATATTTTTCTTAGAGGAAGCTTACAAAGAGGTACGCTGATACAGCCCTAGCAGAGGTACATGTTTTGTCGCCCTAACTTAGGGTTTTAATACCTATAGGCGGAGGAACATCTGACGTATGCCTGGAACCTATGCCACAAAGATGCTGTGAAGAATAAAGAGTACTTCCTCCTTTGTAGCGTcctctatctgctatttaTCTCTAATATACCCCAGGTTTATCCTTACCTATCTCATACCATGTCACCTCGTTACAACCCACACTCTACCCTCGAAGCGCCTTCTAGCACCCTTTCCTCGCCTAGAAGCATTATTCCGTCCACTCTGTGAGTGCATTCGAAAGGGAGACCTTCCGGGTTTCGACGCTGCCATCGCAGCTGGTGGCGACGCATTTACCAAACGGATGATTTATCTCCCACTAGAAAGAGGGCGTGATATAGCGGTGCGCAACTTGTTCAGAAAAGTGTTCATTGCCGGTGGTTTTGACCCGCCTACGCCTGGTATGCCACCAATTAGGAGAACGCGTGTGCCTGTCATAGAATTTGTGGCAGCCATACGACTGAGGACACACTCTGTGGGAAGCCTATCGAAAGATGATGCGAAGGAAAGCGAAGGGGAAGAGAAACTTACGCCGAACAAGCTAAGGGCAGAAATCGATCAGGTCGAATGTTATTTGTCGAATCTAATATACAAGGTGAGAGGCAGCACCTGACAATTCTTTCACAAACCGGGCCTGTTGAAGTAGACTATAGAAGCTAATTGCCTTGCTACATAGAACCTGATGAAAGGATACATAGCTCGAGACCGTGGTATTATTGTTCTCAGCAAGGGAGGTATTGCTTTCCCAGGAACAGGTGTATGAGTTGGCATTTTCGTCCCAAGTTTTCTGAAGCAGC
This window harbors:
- the RPL20_1 gene encoding 60S ribosomal protein L20 (EggNog:ENOG410PJYU~COG:J~BUSCO:14243at33183): MGRLNEYQVIARHLPTEANPTPKLFRMRIFAPNTVVAKSRFWYFLMKLRKVKKANGEIVSINQIHEKRPMKVKNFGIWIRYDSRSGTHNMYKEFREMSRTDAVESLYQDMAARHRARFSSIHIIKVVEIDNKELVRRPYIKQLLTKDLKFPLPHRVSKPQGKRVFAASRPSTFA
- the CSN12 gene encoding COP9 signalosome (CSN) subunit (BUSCO:133954at4751~EggNog:ENOG410PG8H~COG:D~BUSCO:5594at33183), which codes for MTTLFAKFKDAQFSGSGSALADVITPIDTPADPDRLYSFYHFTNSTNATLDIRYALLDDRSTGTKLPKLEANAWTDIFVAFWKTAGELVKFEENPNKASWNRVFVCWKEVASLVIKGYSSCGFQAWTLPCLYVTGRYLRIFAIKADAQTEANPEASKSDFQEDVVSDVHKHKNLEEASRIINRMFTLCLHDRAPIEESRKWGVYNTVNLSFKTYFKLGTVSSCKSLLHAMDASQADMPPLTAFPKSHIVTFKYYLGVIFFLEEAYKEAEEHLTYAWNLCHKDAVKNKEFILTYLIPCHLVTTHTLPSKRLLAPFPRLEALFRPLCECIRKGDLPGFDAAIAAGGDAFTKRMIYLPLERGRDIAVRNLFRKVFIAGGFDPPTPGMPPIRRTRVPVIEFVAAIRLRTHSVGSLSKDDAKESEGEEKLTPNKLRAEIDQVECYLSNLIYKNLMKGYIARDRGIIVLSKGGIAFPGTGV